The following are from one region of the Rhodopirellula sp. P2 genome:
- a CDS encoding heterocycloanthracin/sonorensin family bacteriocin yields MKFGSTFAAIVATCFASMVATTMAQCVPCGGCSDPCGASAPVVSSGCGGAIGCGQGYVVPSQTYSTGVVYSSGASVMGGSVVTSAAPLRETICEPVVGYRVVMKPTYVTESRMVNVTENQPETRFRTKTVYKTVPVTEEKYRTKVVNVPKTDTKTITYSVLVPVKEEKQVEVTESVPQWSEIPEEYTVRVPTLVDVPETYTVKVPKLVDETFTYTVNVPQAVTTQKTRTVVNAVPVTKSRTIEVAVPKTTMQTVTKDYGHWEQQVVEVAAAPVATNVTYVGGCGSTSSVSSACGGSCGRRCSGCRSCGGCVSKCNGCGNGCGQVLAGCGGGVSYSSPASTACGSTTSTITKRVWVPNVVTEEVPVTTSTTESQIVNYTVYEQQATEVPYECTTIVYQPETRTGTKQVVQYVDEARTRTRKEVQYNDETRTRIRKQLTYTSVTKTETIPYVTYKTEERTKEVSFTYNVPEYTVEPYSTTRYDQVAEQVIEEYTVSVPVTVTQEKKVQVCKMVPTLVEESFTPCAESATVGGYHSGSTINVGPSVIMGGNGASGCSTPIHYQSAPSIGSGCGSCGATVSASPCTGC; encoded by the coding sequence GTGAAGTTTGGATCCACTTTTGCAGCCATCGTCGCGACCTGTTTCGCTTCCATGGTTGCCACCACCATGGCTCAATGTGTGCCATGCGGCGGTTGCTCCGATCCGTGCGGTGCATCGGCTCCCGTTGTCAGCAGCGGTTGCGGCGGCGCGATTGGTTGCGGCCAAGGCTATGTCGTTCCTAGCCAAACGTATTCGACCGGTGTTGTTTACAGCAGCGGCGCATCGGTGATGGGCGGTTCAGTCGTCACCTCAGCGGCCCCTCTTCGCGAAACCATCTGCGAACCAGTGGTCGGTTACCGCGTGGTCATGAAACCGACCTACGTGACCGAATCACGCATGGTCAACGTGACCGAAAACCAACCCGAGACTCGCTTCCGCACCAAGACCGTTTACAAGACGGTTCCCGTGACGGAAGAAAAGTACCGCACCAAAGTCGTCAACGTTCCCAAGACGGACACCAAGACGATCACGTACTCCGTCTTGGTTCCCGTCAAAGAAGAGAAACAAGTCGAAGTCACCGAATCGGTTCCTCAGTGGTCCGAAATCCCTGAAGAGTACACCGTTCGCGTTCCAACCCTGGTCGACGTTCCTGAAACGTACACCGTCAAGGTTCCGAAGTTGGTCGACGAAACCTTCACCTACACGGTCAACGTGCCTCAAGCCGTGACGACTCAAAAGACTCGCACCGTTGTCAACGCTGTGCCAGTCACGAAGAGCCGCACCATCGAAGTGGCGGTTCCCAAGACCACCATGCAAACCGTCACCAAGGACTACGGTCACTGGGAACAACAAGTCGTTGAAGTCGCCGCAGCACCGGTTGCGACCAACGTCACTTACGTCGGCGGTTGCGGGTCGACTTCGTCGGTCTCCTCAGCTTGCGGCGGATCGTGCGGACGCCGTTGCAGCGGATGCCGTTCGTGCGGCGGTTGCGTTTCCAAATGTAACGGATGCGGCAACGGCTGCGGCCAAGTCCTCGCCGGTTGCGGTGGCGGGGTTTCCTACTCGTCGCCTGCATCCACCGCCTGTGGATCGACGACCAGCACCATCACCAAACGTGTTTGGGTTCCCAACGTTGTGACCGAAGAAGTTCCTGTCACGACCAGCACCACCGAATCGCAAATCGTCAACTACACCGTTTACGAACAACAAGCGACCGAAGTGCCTTACGAGTGCACGACGATTGTCTACCAACCTGAAACTCGGACTGGTACCAAACAAGTTGTGCAGTACGTCGACGAAGCTCGCACTCGCACTCGCAAAGAAGTCCAGTACAACGACGAAACCCGGACTCGCATTCGCAAGCAGTTGACCTACACCTCGGTCACCAAAACCGAAACGATTCCTTACGTCACCTACAAAACCGAAGAACGTACCAAGGAAGTCAGCTTCACTTACAACGTGCCGGAATACACCGTCGAACCTTACTCGACCACTCGTTACGACCAAGTCGCGGAACAAGTGATCGAAGAATACACCGTCAGTGTTCCTGTCACTGTGACCCAAGAAAAGAAGGTCCAAGTCTGCAAGATGGTTCCGACCTTGGTCGAAGAATCCTTCACGCCTTGTGCCGAATCCGCCACCGTCGGTGGTTATCATTCCGGATCCACCATCAACGTGGGACCATCGGTCATCATGGGTGGCAACGGAGCAAGCGGATGCAGCACCCCCATCCACTATCAATCGGCACCGTCGATTGGCAGCGGTTGCGGAAGCTGTGGCGCAACGGTCAGCGCATCGCCTTGCACCGGCTGCTAA
- a CDS encoding Gfo/Idh/MocA family protein, translating into MTIRWGLIGTGDIAHKRVAAAIKDDPRSELVAVCRRSEQELNRFADQHGVPHRFTDAEQLIASPEVDAVYIATPVDCHCPQTIAAANAGKHVLVEKPMAIDPEQCQRMITACENAGVTLGVAYYRRFYPAVERIKQLIESGALGHVLSIACVTGNPNRFPADDWRVVLARGGGGPLMDIGSHRLDLFLYLMGNVQSVQSSRVDSPDYEAEQVATLLVQFTSGVHGVLQCYFGTVNAPDRLEVIGTNGRVTIEELNGDELMLFTADGVTRESHPPAENLHAPLIEDFTLSLEENREPQVSGFRGKQTNDIIEMAYANADDSESAAGIRV; encoded by the coding sequence ATGACAATCCGCTGGGGACTGATCGGCACGGGTGACATTGCCCACAAACGCGTTGCCGCGGCGATCAAGGACGACCCGCGTTCCGAATTGGTCGCCGTTTGCCGGCGCAGCGAACAGGAACTGAACCGGTTTGCGGATCAGCACGGCGTTCCGCATCGATTCACCGACGCGGAGCAATTGATCGCATCGCCGGAAGTGGATGCGGTTTACATTGCCACGCCGGTCGATTGCCACTGCCCACAAACAATCGCGGCGGCGAATGCGGGCAAGCATGTGTTGGTTGAAAAGCCGATGGCGATCGATCCGGAACAATGCCAACGCATGATCACCGCCTGTGAAAACGCGGGGGTGACTCTGGGCGTCGCCTACTACCGGCGTTTCTATCCCGCAGTTGAACGGATCAAACAACTGATCGAGTCAGGGGCTTTGGGGCATGTGCTGTCGATTGCTTGCGTGACCGGCAACCCCAACCGGTTTCCTGCGGATGATTGGCGGGTGGTGCTTGCCCGAGGTGGCGGAGGGCCGTTGATGGACATTGGCAGTCACCGTTTGGATTTGTTCCTGTACTTGATGGGCAATGTCCAATCCGTTCAATCCAGTCGGGTCGATTCGCCTGACTATGAAGCCGAGCAAGTGGCGACGTTGTTGGTGCAATTCACCAGCGGAGTTCATGGCGTGTTGCAGTGTTACTTCGGCACCGTCAACGCTCCCGATCGCTTGGAGGTCATCGGAACCAACGGTCGGGTCACCATCGAAGAACTCAACGGCGACGAACTGATGTTGTTCACCGCGGACGGCGTCACGCGAGAATCTCATCCACCGGCGGAGAACCTGCACGCGCCCCTGATCGAAGACTTCACATTGTCGCTGGAGGAAAATCGCGAGCCGCAGGTCAGTGGTTTCCGGGGAAAACAAACCAACGACATCATCGAAATGGCTTACGCAAACGCCGACGATTCGGAAAGTGCCGCCGGCATTCGGGTTTGA
- a CDS encoding trypsin-like peptidase domain-containing protein produces the protein MQTTHQLAGVLDRSRQIRWFAQHLMIQFMTACFALSALASSASGNDAVLLEFSSAQCGPCLAMKPVVSELIARGVPVRQVDVNKEAHLTRRFGIRSTPTYVVLREGKEVTRLLGVQSVSELSAALNQTAAGPLIPTRSTSTEPAWNEPQTRLAPLTSGQNAVDRSPRRAIRKERADSDSNPANDWQAMNNAAAPSAQLVSSQDAAMEPMPSMSLADAIEKAKAATVRLRVFDGRGYGAGTGTIIDTNGDEALVLTCGHLFRDGEGKDRIEVDLFVAGEVRTVPGQVVDYDAGDRDIGLVAIRPGFAVEPVKVIQEGETVKVGQTAFSFGCDRGDDPSRRDTRITGVDKYNQNLGASNLEIDGAPIDGRSGGGLFDDRGVLIGVCNAADYKSDLGIYTGPGSVHWQLERIQLGRLYQGSPAAPVNNQLAATQSAPASPANQFVSEPALNAPSQIGANVAAGAASSPAMGSAGTATEMIVILRNPDGQQREQVMTLSSPDADLVRQIRQAAMSR, from the coding sequence GTGCAAACGACTCATCAACTGGCTGGCGTTCTCGATCGATCACGGCAAATTCGTTGGTTTGCTCAGCACCTCATGATTCAGTTCATGACTGCGTGCTTTGCTCTTTCGGCTTTGGCATCGTCCGCTTCGGGCAACGACGCTGTTTTGCTGGAGTTCTCTTCAGCTCAGTGCGGCCCGTGTTTGGCGATGAAGCCGGTCGTCTCCGAACTGATCGCTCGCGGTGTTCCTGTCCGCCAAGTGGACGTCAACAAAGAAGCCCATTTGACCCGCCGCTTCGGAATCCGCAGCACGCCAACCTACGTGGTGCTTCGGGAAGGCAAAGAAGTCACACGATTGCTGGGAGTTCAATCGGTGAGCGAACTTTCCGCCGCATTGAACCAAACCGCTGCTGGGCCGCTGATTCCGACACGCAGCACTTCGACGGAGCCGGCCTGGAACGAACCTCAAACCCGCTTGGCTCCCCTGACCTCCGGCCAAAACGCAGTCGATCGCAGTCCACGACGCGCGATTCGCAAAGAACGAGCCGACAGCGATTCAAACCCTGCGAACGATTGGCAGGCAATGAACAATGCTGCTGCACCGTCCGCTCAATTGGTGAGTTCACAAGACGCGGCGATGGAGCCCATGCCCAGCATGTCTCTGGCCGATGCGATCGAAAAGGCAAAGGCTGCGACGGTACGCCTGCGAGTGTTCGACGGTCGTGGATACGGTGCTGGTACAGGAACGATCATCGATACCAACGGGGATGAAGCCTTGGTGCTGACTTGCGGTCACCTTTTCCGTGACGGCGAAGGCAAGGACCGAATTGAAGTCGATTTGTTTGTCGCGGGCGAAGTTCGGACCGTCCCCGGACAAGTCGTCGACTACGACGCGGGCGACCGTGACATCGGCTTGGTCGCCATTCGACCCGGGTTCGCAGTGGAACCTGTGAAAGTGATTCAAGAAGGCGAGACGGTCAAAGTGGGACAAACCGCATTCAGCTTTGGGTGCGATCGCGGTGATGATCCCAGTCGCCGTGACACGCGCATCACGGGGGTCGACAAATACAATCAAAATCTTGGTGCATCCAACCTTGAGATCGATGGTGCTCCGATCGATGGCCGCAGTGGAGGTGGGTTGTTCGATGACCGTGGCGTGTTGATCGGTGTTTGCAACGCCGCTGACTACAAGTCCGATCTAGGGATCTACACAGGACCAGGTTCGGTTCACTGGCAGTTGGAGCGAATTCAGCTGGGACGTTTGTATCAAGGCAGTCCGGCGGCTCCTGTCAACAACCAATTGGCAGCGACGCAGTCTGCCCCAGCCTCACCCGCGAACCAATTCGTCAGCGAACCAGCACTCAATGCTCCCAGTCAGATCGGTGCCAACGTCGCAGCGGGAGCAGCCTCTTCGCCAGCCATGGGATCCGCCGGAACTGCGACCGAGATGATCGTGATTTTGCGGAATCCTGACGGTCAGCAACGCGAACAGGTGATGACGCTGAGCAGTCCCGATGCCGATCTGGTTCGGCAGATTCGACAAGCTGCGATGAGCCGATAG
- the rpsO gene encoding 30S ribosomal protein S15, with the protein MTISKERKDEVISEHGAAAGDTGSPEVQIAILTERINGLTEHMRTHRKDYASRRGLLGLVSRRRRLLDYVRGQDPQRYLDIIGKLGIRK; encoded by the coding sequence ATGACGATTTCGAAAGAACGGAAAGACGAAGTAATCAGCGAGCACGGCGCCGCGGCTGGAGACACAGGTTCTCCTGAAGTGCAGATCGCGATTTTGACGGAACGAATCAACGGATTGACCGAACACATGCGAACTCACCGCAAGGATTATGCCTCGCGTCGTGGTTTGCTTGGTTTGGTGAGCCGACGTCGCCGTCTGTTGGATTACGTTCGTGGGCAAGACCCGCAACGTTACTTGGATATCATCGGAAAACTTGGTATCCGCAAATAA
- a CDS encoding response regulator, whose protein sequence is MLGDSRTKPMEILLVEDGLVDARVTIHALRRSGLHHRLTLVRSVHEAILFMKRTGIFARAPRLDLLLLDMILPDGTGIDVLEEMRELQSDAARVTTVVLTACEDASYRTRCDELGVCDYIQKPVSEDEFLRVVRDHKKLMIHLQQAAVSAAAGNHSPARSGTMGV, encoded by the coding sequence ATGCTAGGCGATTCACGCACCAAACCAATGGAAATTCTGTTGGTCGAAGATGGTTTGGTCGACGCGCGAGTGACGATCCATGCACTGCGACGAAGCGGTCTGCACCACCGGTTGACGCTGGTTCGCAGCGTTCATGAAGCGATCTTGTTCATGAAACGAACCGGCATCTTCGCTCGCGCTCCGCGCCTGGACTTGCTGCTCCTGGACATGATCCTGCCCGATGGCACCGGAATCGACGTGCTGGAAGAAATGCGTGAACTGCAGTCTGACGCGGCGCGTGTCACGACCGTGGTGTTGACCGCCTGCGAGGACGCTTCGTATCGAACTCGATGCGATGAACTGGGAGTCTGCGACTACATTCAAAAACCAGTCAGCGAAGACGAGTTCCTGCGAGTCGTTCGCGACCACAAGAAATTGATGATCCACCTGCAACAGGCCGCCGTGTCCGCCGCCGCAGGCAATCACAGCCCGGCACGATCCGGCACGATGGGCGTCTAG
- a CDS encoding PTS sugar transporter subunit IIA produces the protein MEDLDISQLARYLHITPDQVLKMVSRGTLPGRRIGGEWKFNEAEIHHWLEERIGLSDQGELDQVRAVLHRQSEAPPHSLAEICPVELVANPFAARTRGSVIRNMCELASRTGMLWDAPAMAEAVATREKLHPTALDCGVALLHPRRPQTSILAESVLAMGICPTPVAFSDTGQLTDIFFLICSYDDSSHLRILAKLSRIVSDESFLEGVRASDTPADAWAILNEAEMSLDENHTF, from the coding sequence ATGGAAGATTTAGACATTTCACAATTGGCGAGGTACCTGCACATCACTCCGGACCAAGTTCTCAAGATGGTTTCGCGAGGAACCTTGCCGGGCCGGCGCATCGGAGGGGAGTGGAAATTCAACGAAGCCGAGATTCATCATTGGCTGGAAGAACGCATCGGATTGAGCGACCAGGGAGAGTTGGATCAGGTCCGAGCGGTGTTGCATCGGCAGTCGGAGGCCCCTCCTCACTCGTTGGCGGAGATCTGCCCGGTTGAGTTGGTTGCCAACCCGTTCGCGGCCAGGACTCGCGGCAGTGTGATTCGCAACATGTGCGAACTTGCCAGCCGGACGGGGATGCTGTGGGATGCGCCGGCGATGGCCGAAGCGGTCGCGACACGCGAAAAATTGCATCCGACGGCGCTGGATTGCGGTGTGGCTTTGCTGCACCCACGCCGCCCGCAAACGTCGATTTTGGCCGAGTCTGTGTTGGCGATGGGGATCTGTCCAACGCCGGTCGCGTTCTCTGACACCGGTCAGCTGACGGACATTTTCTTTTTGATCTGCTCTTATGACGACAGTTCTCACCTGCGTATTTTGGCCAAGTTGAGCCGAATTGTCTCCGATGAATCCTTCTTGGAAGGCGTGCGTGCAAGTGACACGCCTGCGGACGCTTGGGCAATCTTGAACGAAGCTGAGATGTCACTGGATGAGAATCACACCTTCTGA
- a CDS encoding alkaline phosphatase: protein MISTRLLLVACLLFSSFAGLAVRPVVAEETVGTILEKAKSLVDVDDSRAPGMTASGEPIVDPMRDMQSNAIKKQSAPWGHWGSNPKKYSTWTNHSNRLVPLYTFGFTLNELREKGSLYSNPDRMRAHFGRVDEKSLNPHANYHDQIDVHDLQMAAAKAGKRHVILMVYDGMDWPTTRAAALYRNQSNRYDTGRGTGLLFQDYRGVKTDFAFIVTTPFSSGTKFDVNSQSITAPHSVSTGGFSAEHGGAKPWHEQSRREYVIGQDRLVPHTVADSAATATSLMAGVKTYNGSINVMPDGSHAVPVAQKLQADGFKVGAVTSVPVSHATPAASYANNVIRQDYQDISRDLVGLPSASHRNDPLPGLDLLIGGGWGEGTGADKSQGENFMEGNKYFHESDRDTLKKNYAEGKPHSYVLVERTEGRPGADVLQDATEKAIAEDARLMGFFGTKGGHLPFQTADGNFNPTFDVKGTERYTQADVIENPTLSDMTQSALQFLSAPEKGTDERSKFWLLVEAGDVDWANHANNLDSSIGAVLSGDKAFGTIVNWVEENEAWDDTAVFVTSDHGHFLVLENVDAISNAAQKAAAANR, encoded by the coding sequence ATGATTTCGACGCGTTTGCTGCTCGTTGCTTGCTTGCTTTTTTCCTCGTTTGCAGGGCTGGCAGTCAGGCCCGTGGTTGCGGAGGAAACCGTTGGGACGATTCTTGAGAAGGCCAAGAGTTTGGTCGACGTCGATGATTCGAGAGCACCTGGCATGACGGCTTCAGGGGAGCCGATCGTCGATCCGATGCGAGACATGCAGTCCAACGCAATCAAGAAACAATCGGCACCTTGGGGGCATTGGGGCAGCAATCCCAAGAAGTACAGCACCTGGACCAACCACAGCAATCGGTTGGTTCCGCTCTACACGTTCGGCTTCACGCTGAATGAACTGCGAGAAAAAGGAAGCCTGTACAGCAACCCGGATCGCATGCGAGCGCACTTCGGACGCGTGGACGAAAAGTCTTTGAACCCCCACGCCAACTACCACGATCAGATCGACGTGCACGATTTGCAGATGGCGGCGGCGAAGGCGGGCAAACGGCATGTGATCCTGATGGTCTATGACGGAATGGATTGGCCAACGACGCGTGCGGCGGCTTTGTATCGCAATCAAAGCAATCGCTATGACACCGGCCGTGGGACGGGGTTGTTGTTCCAAGACTATCGCGGCGTGAAGACGGACTTTGCCTTCATCGTCACGACACCGTTTTCGTCGGGCACGAAGTTTGACGTCAACTCACAAAGCATCACGGCACCCCATTCGGTGTCCACCGGTGGCTTCTCCGCCGAGCATGGGGGAGCGAAGCCGTGGCATGAGCAATCCCGTCGTGAATATGTGATTGGACAAGACCGCTTGGTCCCGCACACGGTCGCTGATTCCGCTGCGACGGCAACCAGTTTGATGGCCGGCGTGAAGACTTACAACGGTTCGATCAACGTGATGCCCGATGGATCTCACGCGGTGCCAGTCGCTCAGAAATTACAAGCCGATGGCTTCAAGGTGGGGGCGGTGACCAGCGTTCCCGTCAGCCATGCCACCCCAGCAGCTTCGTATGCAAACAATGTCATTCGCCAGGACTATCAAGACATCAGCCGAGACTTGGTGGGGTTGCCATCCGCCTCCCATCGCAACGATCCGCTGCCTGGATTGGACTTGTTGATTGGCGGCGGATGGGGCGAAGGCACCGGGGCAGACAAATCCCAAGGCGAAAACTTCATGGAAGGCAACAAGTACTTTCATGAGTCGGATCGTGACACCTTGAAGAAGAACTACGCAGAAGGCAAACCTCATTCGTACGTGTTGGTCGAACGGACCGAAGGTCGTCCCGGCGCGGACGTGTTGCAAGACGCCACCGAAAAAGCAATCGCGGAAGACGCTCGCTTGATGGGCTTCTTCGGTACCAAAGGCGGACACCTGCCGTTCCAAACTGCCGATGGCAATTTCAATCCAACCTTTGATGTCAAAGGAACGGAACGTTACACCCAAGCCGATGTGATTGAAAATCCAACGCTGTCAGACATGACTCAGTCCGCCTTGCAGTTCTTGTCGGCTCCGGAAAAGGGCACCGACGAACGCTCCAAGTTCTGGTTGTTGGTCGAAGCTGGCGATGTTGACTGGGCCAACCACGCGAATAATTTGGATAGCAGCATCGGAGCGGTGCTCAGTGGCGACAAGGCCTTTGGAACCATCGTGAACTGGGTCGAGGAAAATGAGGCCTGGGACGATACCGCTGTGTTTGTCACCAGTGACCACGGTCACTTCTTGGTGCTCGAAAACGTCGACGCGATCAGCAACGCGGCCCAAAAAGCTGCCGCTGCGAACCGTTGA
- a CDS encoding tetratricopeptide repeat protein gives MNALLDTLRWAARTGSSAIAIAAACGITPALCFAAKPGQPVVARVEMQFAKDDKVVDVIAKGDLLTVVEDRGEDYVIVTHDGTRGAVDKVNALELAESTGIYTDLIEEFPEEGRYHTLRASAWWALGEQDKALEDFNKAIEKGYEEAHAYSSRGLFYAARGEHDEAIKDYERALQLDPEDITPIINRAAVRMAQREFEAAIGDYTEALEVREGNAGLLRQRALAYKSAGQMEKAIQDYDAIVDDNPEDVAAVMGRGYIRFQQHEYAAAAADFSAAIELNKKDPVAWNNRGYNRYQLGKAQEALSDYERAIELAPEYGLAHQNRAWLLATTEDESLRDADAAVEAAKKACELNGYGNVSDLSALAAALAAQGEFKEAVGWQEKVVEAAPEDAKEFAGKILERYRAEKPYIADPIAAEKAELAAAEKEAKKKAEKENAEAKKAAAKRLAEQAEKEAEATGLEKAESR, from the coding sequence ATGAACGCCCTGTTAGACACCCTCCGTTGGGCCGCCCGCACCGGATCGTCCGCCATCGCCATCGCGGCGGCGTGCGGGATCACTCCTGCCCTCTGCTTTGCTGCCAAACCGGGGCAACCGGTGGTCGCTCGCGTGGAAATGCAATTTGCGAAGGATGACAAGGTCGTTGATGTCATCGCCAAAGGTGACTTGTTGACGGTCGTGGAAGATCGCGGCGAGGACTACGTGATCGTCACTCACGATGGGACGCGGGGGGCGGTCGACAAGGTCAACGCCCTGGAGTTGGCGGAATCGACTGGGATTTACACCGATTTGATCGAAGAATTTCCCGAGGAAGGCCGCTACCACACGCTTCGGGCATCGGCTTGGTGGGCGTTGGGAGAACAGGACAAGGCGTTGGAGGACTTCAACAAAGCCATCGAAAAGGGCTACGAAGAAGCCCACGCTTACAGCAGTCGCGGGCTGTTTTACGCCGCTCGCGGTGAGCATGACGAAGCCATCAAGGATTACGAGCGTGCCTTGCAGCTGGATCCCGAGGACATCACGCCGATCATCAATCGTGCCGCTGTCCGGATGGCTCAGCGTGAATTCGAAGCGGCGATTGGGGATTACACCGAGGCTCTGGAGGTTCGGGAGGGCAACGCCGGCCTGCTTCGCCAGCGAGCTTTGGCGTACAAGTCTGCCGGCCAGATGGAAAAGGCAATCCAGGACTACGATGCGATCGTGGACGACAACCCGGAGGATGTCGCTGCGGTCATGGGACGCGGCTACATCCGATTTCAACAGCATGAATACGCGGCCGCGGCGGCTGACTTTTCAGCGGCGATCGAGCTGAACAAAAAGGATCCCGTGGCTTGGAACAACCGTGGCTACAACCGCTACCAGCTCGGCAAAGCCCAAGAAGCTCTCTCGGATTACGAGCGGGCGATTGAGTTGGCACCGGAGTACGGATTGGCTCACCAGAACCGGGCTTGGTTGCTGGCAACGACCGAGGATGAGTCCTTGCGTGACGCGGACGCTGCCGTGGAAGCCGCGAAAAAGGCATGCGAGCTGAACGGTTATGGCAACGTCAGCGATCTGTCCGCACTCGCGGCCGCCTTGGCAGCTCAAGGTGAATTCAAGGAGGCCGTGGGCTGGCAAGAAAAGGTGGTGGAAGCGGCTCCGGAGGATGCGAAGGAGTTTGCGGGCAAAATCTTGGAACGATACCGAGCCGAAAAGCCTTACATCGCGGATCCGATTGCGGCTGAAAAAGCGGAACTTGCCGCCGCCGAAAAGGAAGCCAAGAAGAAAGCTGAAAAAGAAAACGCGGAAGCGAAAAAGGCCGCCGCGAAACGGTTGGCGGAGCAGGCTGAAAAAGAAGCAGAGGCAACGGGGCTGGAAAAGGCTGAGTCGCGCTGA